From Pseudomonas sp. stari2:
CGCACCAGCGGCATGCGATGGCCGACCCGCGAGCGCATTTCCGGGCCGTTGCGCCCCGGATTCTTCAACAGGTACAAGACTTCGTCGCCTTCACGGATGCCCAGGTGAACGGTGTCGCCGGTCAGTGCCGACAGCTCGTCCAGATACGGCCCGGCCAGAGTCACCAACGGCAACTCTTCGCGCGCCTGAAAACCCAGTTCGATCAGCTTCGGCCCCAGCAGATAACCGACTTGCGGTACGACGCGCAGGTAACGCTCGTCCACCAGACAACTGGCCAGACGATGCGTAGTGCTGCGGGTGGTGCCGATCAGGCGGGCAATCTCTTTGAGATCGCGGGCGCCACTGGCGACGGCTTGTACCACACCCAGCCCTCGAAGCAGGGTCTGGGTGCCGGTCGGCGCGGCGTCCTTGGCGGTTTTTGGGGCGTCTTCCTGCATATCCAGCCTTTAGCGTTGAGCGAGGGAACGGACGGCATTATGGTCGCCCGACAGGGACGAC
This genomic window contains:
- a CDS encoding IclR family transcriptional regulator, with product MQEDAPKTAKDAAPTGTQTLLRGLGVVQAVASGARDLKEIARLIGTTRSTTHRLASCLVDERYLRVVPQVGYLLGPKLIELGFQAREELPLVTLAGPYLDELSALTGDTVHLGIREGDEVLYLLKNPGRNGPEMRSRVGHRMPLVRTGIGKALMLDDAPKDWQRLYDISLPAGGKSQFWPQHPQQSWEQLEQRMTEYVAGGYAFDLEDNEPSIRCVAAPIRDASKRIVAAISIASTVPYMPLEKMAELIPLIKGVTARLSAELGLKV